The Sulfurospirillum diekertiae genomic sequence AAAGACAAAACAATTACAATTCGCGGTAAGGTTGTCAAAGCTTCACAGAACATCATTTCACGTAACTGGATTCATATTCAAGATGGTACGGGTGAGGGAAGTGAAGTAGGGCGCATCGTCTTTACCTCAAAAGAACTCCCAAAAGTGGGAGATATTGTAACGGCAACGGGTGTTGTTACCATTGATAAGGACTTTGGCTCGGGTTATTTTTATAAAATTATTGTTGAAAATGCTACATTTACTAAATAAATTATTTTAAAGAGAGTTCAATGGCAAATGATTCTTTATCTCTGATCGCTTCATTGCCACTGTTCGATGCGCTAGAACATGAAGATATCGAAAAGATCGCCTCCTTTTGCACGGTACGTCATCACAAAGCAGGTGACGTACTTTTTTATGAGAAAGACACCAAAGATTCGATCTATTATATCATCAACGGTTCAGTCAAGTTTTACAAGGTGGATCGTTTCGACAATGAAATCTTTCTCTACAAACTCTATTCAAACTCGCTCATTTTCAACGTCTCCAAGCTGATCGACAGTTTTTTCATCAGCTGTTACGCGAATGCGGAATTTTTGGAAGACAGTATGGTGCTTTCCATCCAGAGTGAGCCGTTTCGTACGATGATCTATGCGAATCATCGTTTGATGACGAAGATTTTGGAAGAGTCGTTTAAAATGATTCAGCAGATGCAGTGTATTATTAGCCGTGATGTTGTGTTCGATGGAACAGCAAAAGTGGCGCATATGCTCGTTAATGAGCTTGAAACCTTTAACCGCCTAAAAAAACATGAAATTGCCTATATGCTACACATTCAACCCGAGACACTTTCACGTATTTTAAACAAACTCACCCGTAATGGAACGATTGAAATCGAAAAAAACAGTGTGGTCATCTTGAATATTCAAGAATTAAAAGAGATTTATGAGTAGGACATTATGATTAAGCCAACAACGATTAGTACCAAAATGAAATTAGCAGGTGGACTGCTCTCTTTCGTGATTATTTTCATTATCTCTTTAACCGTGATGATGAATCAGATGAGCAAAAAAGACTCCTATATCATCAACATTGCGGGTAAACAGCGTATGCTTTCGCAAAAGATCAGTAAAGAGACGTTTTTCATCGTACATCGCCATACCAATGACTTTCGTGAGCTCAATACCGCGGTGGGTCTTTTTGAAAGCAGTCTGAAAGACCTGCTGTATGGCAATGATGCCAAAGGTATTTATGCCCCGCAAAATGAACGCATTAAAGCCAAACTCGAAGAGGTCATGGCACTGTGGCTTCCGTTTCGTTCAGAAGTCGAAGCGCTTAAAAGTGGGATTGAAGAGGTGCGCCCCGATATGGAAGTGCTGACCCCTCGCATCGAAAAACTGCTGATGCTTTCAGATACGGTCGTGCAACGCATGGTCAAAGCCAATCTGAGCAACATTCACATCGATCTCTCAGGTCGTCAACGCATGCTTTCTCAACGTATGGGACTCTATGTAAACCGCTATTTGCGCTTGGCAAATGCTCAAGATTTACTGGTTTTCTCTGATGCGAGAGCACTGTATAACAAAACGATTAAAAGCTTTTTAGATGACCCTGCGGTAAAAAATTCTCCTGAAGTGTATGCTATTGTCAAAGAGAACAACGCGTATTGGGAAGAGTACATTGTTTATTTAGAGCATGTGATTGCTGTGGAAAATGGGATTAACAAGCATATGGCGTATGTGTATGAAAAAAATGTGCAGCTGCTCAACGCGATGGACGAGGCGGTTTGGCTTTACACTGCCCATAGCGAAGCAAAGAACGATATGTTCCTCAAATTTCAGTACATTGCACTTTTGGTTGGACTCATTATTATCGTCTATGCCTTCGTCATGTCAAAAGAGATTATTGAGCATTTAGAGGGATTTGTTCAAAAGGCCAAAGAGCTAGCACATGGCGATGTAAGTAAGTTTTCAACGCTACCTGTCACGCTCTCCTCCAACAGCGAAGATGAGTTGCAAGAAGCTTCTTCGCACATTTCACTTTTTGTCCATAAAGTCAATCTCGCGATGAAAGATTCCGAAGATGCGCTCAAAAAAGCTGAAAATGCGGTCTCTCAACTCCAGCAACTTGCGGAAGATGTGGAAGATGTCATTGAAGATATGGGAATTGATGAGCATGATAAAAAGACATTTGACAAAAATGTCAATGCCACGGAAGACATTGCGATTCAGTCCGCTGAAAATCTCATTCATGTCAATCGTATGTTGCAAAAGCTGAAAAAAAAGCCTCAATGCGATGGTCGATAGCAGCAATCAAGTGGACGAAAAAAAAAGACGTGTAACAATTTATTTAAACTCTTAATGTATTATATTTAAAAGATTGCATAAGAGGCTTGAATGAAAAAAGTTTATATTATTCATGGTTATTTTGCTTCGCCAACGGATCATTGGTTTCCTTGGTTTGTCGAAAAAGTTCATGCCGATTATGACATCGAAGTTGCAGTGTTGCATATGCCAACACCTGAAACCCCTGATATGGATACGTGGCTTGAAAAACTTCACGATAAAATTGGCATGCCGAGCAACGAAACGTTTATTATCGCACACAGTTTAGGCTGCATCACCCTTTTGCGTTACCTTGATAGCCTTCAAGAGAGCTTTGCCCTTGGTGGTATGATCTTGGTTTCACCTTTTGATAAACCTCTCGAAGTTTTCCCCAATCTCAATTCGTTCGTTGATGTTACGCTGGATTTTGCCAAGCTTTCACGTAGTATTGCTCAGAAGTATGTCATCTTCTCGGACAACGATATGTATGTACCGCCATTTGTAAGCAAAAACATAGGTGTCAAACTTGACAGTGCTCTTCTTGAAATCCCACGTGGCGGACATTTTTTTAGGCATCGAAGGGTTTGAAACGTTCCCTGAACTGTATGAAATTTTTAAAATGATGTTGGCAAAAAGATAACTTAAACTCAAAGTTCTTCGTGTAAAAGTTTGATACCAAGCGCTAAAAAAAAGTGCACCGATACTTCTGTTAAACCAAAGTGCAAAGGTATGATGCGCGTGTAATTTTGAGATAAACACCATGGCTAACCATGCGACAATGATATTCCAGATTGTTCCATTGATGTCAAATAAAATACCTAAAAACAGCATACTCATTGCTTTGTTATCGGCGGTAATATCTACAAACTGTGGTAAAAATGCAAGGAAAAAAAGTGCTACTTTTGGGTTGAGAATATTGGTAAGAAAGCCTTGCCAAAAGATGTTTCTTAATGTTTGATGGGCAGTTTTTGTCTTTACATGTAAAGGGGTTTGAGGTGAGCGCAATATCGTGATACCAATGTAAATCAAATAAGCTGCACCGATGCTTTTAATGATGCTAAATGCCACTGCCGAGGTTGCAAGCAAAGCTGAGAGTCCAATCGTTGTTGCCAAGATATGTACCAGACACCCCGTACCAATACCAAGGGCTGCAAAAAATCCTGCACGAAATCCTTGTGTACTTGAACGCCCGACAATATATAGCGTATCAACCCCCGGTGTAATGTTTAAAAGCAAGCCTGAAAGGATGAAAAGCCAAAGGTCATGCGTCCCTAACATAGATCACCTCCTATCAATAAAAATATCAGTCAATTATACTCAATTTATTTTTGGTGTGTTTTATAGTGTTTAACTAAGTGTTTTGGTGAAATACCGATCCAATACAAACAACTCAAAATGCGGTTACGAAGCGTCGTGTAAAGGATGCCTTCTTTCTGCCACCTTCTGGATGATGTTAAGGCTTTGGGCTTTAAAAGGTCGATCTTCTCGCCTTGTTTTTTAATGCGTTTCATGATCTCCACATCTTCCATCAGCGGTATTTTGGCATAACCATCTAGCTCTCTAAAGAACGATGATTGAAAAAACTGGGCTTGGTCGCCATAAGGAATTTGAGTGAAAGAGGTGCGAAGATTTGCCATGGTTTCGATAAAGCGAAAAGCATAGCGCGCATCGTCAATTCCCAGTGAAAAAGCCCCCGCTTTGTTTATATGTAAAGACTCTTTGATGAGAGTATCCCATGCGTTTGGAAGCAATGTGTCGGCATGTAAAAAAAGCAAAATCTCACCACGTGCTTTGCGTGCACCTTCGTTCATCTGTGAGGCTCTTCCTTTTGGGGCGAGGATGATGTGAACATCTTGTAAGGCTAAACATTCCACCGTTGTTTTTTCATGCGTGTCGACCACGATGATCTCATAGTTTTGACTTTGTGCCATCTTCCGTAAATGTGCTAGGGTTTTAAGCAGTGTTTCGTTTTCATGGAAGACGGGAATGATGACACTGATGTGGGATAATGTGCTTAAAACACTCCGTGCAAAGTGTGCTAGCGGTGTCGTGAAATCTTTACATGTAAAAGCGCGTAGGTCATCCAAGGTGTCGATGTCACGGAGCATCGCACCTTTGGCAACGCGAAGATGTTCCATCTTTGAAAGCGTTTTGACATAGACATCCTTTTGGCTGTACGTGATACCCCAAAACGCCTCTTGGCAAAAGGTGTGTGCGTGAAAACCAATGCAATAGTAACCCCCATCCAGCGTAGGAGAGAGTAGGGCATCGTTGTGAGAAAGTAGCGTAAACGTTTCTTGTAAAATATGCTCATCCACTTCGGGAATATCCGAACCCACCAAAATAGCACTCGTATATCCTTGTTCAAACACTATTTCAAAGGCATTTTTCATACGCTCACCCAAGTCCTTGCCTCTTTGATAAAAGAGAGATTTGTTTTCCAAATAAGCAGGTAAAGGCGAATGTGCTTCATCGTCATATGCCACGATAACATCGACATCGTGTGGCGCTGTTAGGCAAAGCAGTTGCTCACACATAAGGCGATAAAGCGCGGTAGCATTTTCGTCACCAAGGTGCTGTGCAAGACGTGTTTTTACTCGACCAACAAGGGGCGCTTTTAAAAAAAGAATCAGTGCGTTTTGACACATAAATGGCGCTCCACAATAGCGATAAACGCTTCCACACTCTTTACATGTAAAAAGTGTTCAACCAGCTCAATGCTCAGATTTTCGCACAGCACATAGGCTTTTGTTTTGGCTTTCTTAGAACGAATCGCCTCAAGGGGTTTAGCTTTGGCAGGTACGACCAAACGGCGTGAAAGTTCTGCTCCACAAAAGCCGACACTCTGCTGTAAAATGTGCTCAGGTACGCCACCCACTTTTTTTTCAAAGGCTTTCCAAAAAGCGGAAATGGTGGGTTTGAATTGGAGAGGTTTTTTCTCAAAAAGGGTGTAGATTTCACCCAAAAGGATGTGTGCTAAAAGTGTTCCTACATCAAATCCTAAAGGACCAAAAAAAGAGAACTCTGCATCAATGATGGCGATGTTTTCATTTTTTATCATGATAGAGCCTGTGTGCAAATCACCGTGAATCAAACACTCTTTCTCCTGTTGAAAGAGGTTTAAAAGCAGATTGATATTTTGTAAAAAAAGCGCACTTTTTGATTTGGAGCAAAAGAAAGATGGCAAGACTAAAGCAGGGTGATTGGAAATGTAGGGAAAAATAAAAATATACTCTTCGCTGATACGTTTTAGCGTAGCATTTTCGTAGTAACGCTCATCTTTTTTCGGTGGTGTTTTAGCATAAAGTGTTGCTAAAAATAAGCCCAGTTTTGTGTAAATGGAAAGCGGAATAAACTGCTCAAACTGAGCACTTTGTAAGAGTTTATACTCCACAAGATCTTCCATCGCAAAGCAAAATGCTTCTTCATCACAATGGTAAATGTTCGGAATGAATGATGGCGCGATAGTTTTAAAGTAAGAGAGCGTGTGCATCTCCACACAAATGCGTTCTTGTGGCAAAGGAAAATCTTTACCAAGAAGCCTAAGATAGGGTGCTGCATATTTGAGGATGAGTGTTTTTTTTCTCTCATCGCTGACACGAAAGATAAAATTTAAGTTACCATCTCCAATTTCACTGACATGCAAAGGCGTAGGGTTAAAAAATGTGTTTAAAGCTGTTGTCTTCTTGATATAGTCAATAATCTCGTTTTCGGTTTGCATGTCTCAAATCCTTACATGTAAAAGCGCCATTATAGCAAAACAGTCAACAAACATTGACCGTGTTAACCTTTTTCTAAGTCGTAACAGTTTATCATGTCGTATAACTCATGTAATGGCTTAAGGTTTAAGCGTACATCAAAAGTGACATGAAACTGCTCTTTTTGATACTTTCCAAAATCCTTACATGTAAAAATTCCCTTTAGGAGAACAGATGAAACTTGCTTCATTTTTTGTGTTGCCAATTGCGGCTTTATTATTGATTGGTTGTGGTGGAAAGGTCAAAGAAAACTCAAAATACAACTACATTACAGCAGATGAGACGGCAAAATTGATACGTGAAGATGCTTCTAAAATCGTTCTTGTTGATATTCAAGAAAAGCCTGATTTTGATGAGGAACATTTAAAAGGTGCATTGGCGACGTATGCGTACCCTGTGAAAACAGAAGATGAAAAAGCAAGACTTGCCGCACTGCTCCCCGAAATCAAAGAGGGTCAAAAAGTGATTATTGTTTGTCCAAGGGGTGGTGGAGGAGCGGATCGCGCTTATGATTTTTATCTCTCCAAAGGTGTTAAAAAAGACAACCTTTTAACCCTCAAAGATGGACAATACGGTTGGCCGCGCGATAAAGTCAAAGATGTTTTAGCCGTCAGTAAATAATGCTCAAACCACGCAAAATCGCGATACTGCTCTTTGTCGGTGTCGCGCTTACCCTTCTTTTTACCTGCCCTCAAAGCAGAAACTATTTTTTTGATGTGGTGGGGTTGTTCGAAGGGCTTGATATTGAAAAGATTAAAGCGTACATTCTCTCCTTTGGCATCTTAGCGCCTTTGATCTCCTTTGCCCTGATGGTTTTCCAAGCTGTTGTTGCTCCTTTGCCCGCATTTCTTATTACGTTTGCGAATGCGGCGCTGTTTGGTTGGGTGTACGGAGCTGCACTTTCATGGGTGAGTGCCATGGTGGGAGCACTTTTGTGCTTTTACATCGCCAAATTTTTAGGGCGTGAAGTGGTTGAAAAGCTGACCAGTAAGATGGCGTTAGAGAGTGTTGATGCTTTTTTTGAGAAGCATGGCACCTATGCTATTTTGATAGCACGCCTTTTACCTTTTATCTCCTTTGATGTGGTGAGTTACGCCGCAGGACTGACGTCAATGAGTCTTCGCTCTTTTTTGATCGCCACAGGTGTGGGGCAACTGCCTGCAACGCTTGTGTACTCGTATGCGGGAGAGATGCTCACAGGTGGTACTCAAACGATTGTGTATGGACTTTTGATTTTATTCTCCCTCTCAATTTTGATTTATCTGATTAAGCGAGTGTATCGTGGAAAGTAAAATAAAAACCTACGAGAGCGAGTGTGTGGACTGTCGAAGTTGTATGAAGGGTTGCCCGATGTTGTACAGCTTCACCATCTCACCCAAAAAATTGCTCACAAAATTTACCACGGAGATTCCCAGCTCTCAAATGGCATTTTCATGCGCCAATTGTGGTTTATGTGCGCATATGTGTCCTCGTGACATCGACTTTGGGGCGATCTTCACAGCGTCTAAAAAGAACTACGCTGAAGATAAAAAAGTGTTGAAAAAGTATGGATACGGTGGAGTCATCTTCCATCAAAAAAGTAGTTTTTCAAAACTTTTTTCTACTACAAAAAAGTTTACACAAGGAGAGTACACCCATATGGCATTTATGCTGGATGTGCGCTAAGCTCGTACTCTCCGAGCCTCGTTCACACCGTTTTTAATTATTTACAATCCAAATGCTCAGGCATAGGTATCATTCAACAGTGCTGTGGCACTCCGACACGTGTTATGGGTGACATGGAGCAGTTTAAAATCTACCACTCACAACTTGAGCGCGATCTTGACACAATGGGCGCAACCACCGTGGTTACAGCATGTGAGAACTGCTTTATGAGCATCAAAACCTATGCACCACACATTAAAATTGTCTCACTTTATTCACTATTAGTGGAAATTGGGCTTCCCGAAAGCGCCAAGGAGCGCCATAAAAATACTTTGAAAATGGCATTGCATGACCCCTGTCCCACACGGTATGAAAAAAAGATTCATCACGATGTCCGTACCCTTTTAGCGCAGATTGGTCTGCCGTATGAAGAGTTTAAACAAAATCGTGAGAAGACGCTGTGTTGCGGAAGTGGCGGTATGTTGGAGTTGACCAATTCTGCTTTAGCGCATGAGCAAATGCGCACGCGTGCCAGCCAAACTGAGTGTGAAAGCATCGTCAGTTACTGTCAAAGTTGCGCGGAGTCGATGAACAAAGGGGGGAAAAATGGGGTGCATCTACTCGATCTCATCTTTAACCCAACATTTGAGATGAAGCAAAAAGAGCAAGGAACTTTAAAAAAATGGTACAACCGTTTTAGCGCACGTCAAATGATCAGCGCTTTAAAGGATAACACATAAAAAAGGTCATACTTTTTTTAGCCTTTGGCATTTTGATGTTTGTCTTTTATAAAAATGGCGTGCTCTCTTACGCGCAAGTCGAATCAATCAAAACGTTTGTGCTGGGCTTTGGCATTTACGCACCGCTTATTTTCATAGCTCTCTTCACACTCGCACCGCTTATCTTCTTTCCCGATGGTATTTTGGCTCTTGCAGGTGGACTTATCTTTGGGTTTGTATGGGGGAGTGTTTACATCGTTTTAGGCGCACTGTGCGGCGGTACGTTGTCGTTTTACCTTGCACGGCTTTATGGCAAAAAAATGCGTGAAAAATTGGCGCATGAAAAACTCATCAACTTTCAAAAAAGCGTTCAAAAGCATGGTTTTGTGATGATTTTACTGCTTCGTTTAGTCCCGCTTGTGCCGTTTAACATCATCAGTTACAGCGCTGGCTTTTCAACGATTCGCTACCGTGATTTTTTCTTTGCAACGCTTTTGGGTATGATGCCAGGTGTACTGGTGTATGCGAACATCGGCGCGCAATCGCTGAGTTTTGGAAGCAGAGAGTTTTACATCTCAGTGAGCTTATTGGTTGTGCTTGTGGTCGTTTCGATGGTTTTAAAACAACGTGTAAAAAAAAGGTTGGAAACGTATGAAAAGTAATTGGCAACGCATTGTTTTTGAGGAGAGACCCCTTTATGTGCATCGTTACAGTGCGGACTGGTTTGTACCCAATGCAAGTGCGGATGCTTTGTTACAAAGTGAAGCAAAAAGCCTTGCGCATGAGGCGTTAAAACGTCGTATTTCTGAGCCAAACCCTTTGGTTTATATACCAAAATCAACTTCTCAAACATCGCTACAAGAGTTTTGGATCCATCTGACCAATCGTTGCAATCTCTCCTGTACGCATTGCCTTTTTAGCTCTTCTCCCACCGAAAAAGATACGCTGAATTTTGAGACCATTGCTTTACATGTAAAAGAGGCGTACGCACTGGGCTGTCGGCTTTTTATCATCAGTGGTGGTGAACCGTTGGTGCATCCTGAGTTGTTGGCGTTGGTGGAGTTGATTTTAGCACTCAGCGACACCGAAGTGGTCATCTTGACCAATGGTATGTTGCTTGAAAAAATCTTTACATGTAAAGAGTTTCCAACCTCTCGTTTGCATTTTCAAATCAGTCTTGATGGTCTGTCCAAAGAGCATGATGCCATTCGTGGGCAGGGAAGTTTTGACAAGCTTGAACATAATATTCTTTGGCTTCAAAAGGCGGGTTATTCGTTCTCTTTATCGGTGTGTTTGCATCCGCTGAATATTCACAGTTTAGAAGCCATTGTGGCATTGGCAAGTGAACTTAAAGCAGGGCATCTGCATTTCTTGTGGTATTTTTCACGTGGACGTGGTGAAAATGAGGGCTTGATAGACCAAGATATACTCTTTAAGGCGCTGATACATGCCTATGAAAAAGCGCAACAATTAGGCTTGGT encodes the following:
- a CDS encoding (Fe-S)-binding protein, producing MYAGCALSSYSPSLVHTVFNYLQSKCSGIGIIQQCCGTPTRVMGDMEQFKIYHSQLERDLDTMGATTVVTACENCFMSIKTYAPHIKIVSLYSLLVEIGLPESAKERHKNTLKMALHDPCPTRYEKKIHHDVRTLLAQIGLPYEEFKQNREKTLCCGSGGMLELTNSALAHEQMRTRASQTECESIVSYCQSCAESMNKGGKNGVHLLDLIFNPTFEMKQKEQGTLKKWYNRFSARQMISALKDNT
- a CDS encoding phosphotransferase yields the protein MQTENEIIDYIKKTTALNTFFNPTPLHVSEIGDGNLNFIFRVSDERKKTLILKYAAPYLRLLGKDFPLPQERICVEMHTLSYFKTIAPSFIPNIYHCDEEAFCFAMEDLVEYKLLQSAQFEQFIPLSIYTKLGLFLATLYAKTPPKKDERYYENATLKRISEEYIFIFPYISNHPALVLPSFFCSKSKSALFLQNINLLLNLFQQEKECLIHGDLHTGSIMIKNENIAIIDAEFSFFGPLGFDVGTLLAHILLGEIYTLFEKKPLQFKPTISAFWKAFEKKVGGVPEHILQQSVGFCGAELSRRLVVPAKAKPLEAIRSKKAKTKAYVLCENLSIELVEHFLHVKSVEAFIAIVERHLCVKTH
- a CDS encoding TVP38/TMEM64 family protein; the protein is MLKPRKIAILLFVGVALTLLFTCPQSRNYFFDVVGLFEGLDIEKIKAYILSFGILAPLISFALMVFQAVVAPLPAFLITFANAALFGWVYGAALSWVSAMVGALLCFYIAKFLGREVVEKLTSKMALESVDAFFEKHGTYAILIARLLPFISFDVVSYAAGLTSMSLRSFLIATGVGQLPATLVYSYAGEMLTGGTQTIVYGLLILFSLSILIYLIKRVYRGK
- a CDS encoding 4Fe-4S dicluster domain-containing protein, giving the protein MLYSFTISPKKLLTKFTTEIPSSQMAFSCANCGLCAHMCPRDIDFGAIFTASKKNYAEDKKVLKKYGYGGVIFHQKSSFSKLFSTTKKFTQGEYTHMAFMLDVR
- a CDS encoding TIGR04283 family arsenosugar biosynthesis glycosyltransferase, with product MCQNALILFLKAPLVGRVKTRLAQHLGDENATALYRLMCEQLLCLTAPHDVDVIVAYDDEAHSPLPAYLENKSLFYQRGKDLGERMKNAFEIVFEQGYTSAILVGSDIPEVDEHILQETFTLLSHNDALLSPTLDGGYYCIGFHAHTFCQEAFWGITYSQKDVYVKTLSKMEHLRVAKGAMLRDIDTLDDLRAFTCKDFTTPLAHFARSVLSTLSHISVIIPVFHENETLLKTLAHLRKMAQSQNYEIIVVDTHEKTTVECLALQDVHIILAPKGRASQMNEGARKARGEILLFLHADTLLPNAWDTLIKESLHINKAGAFSLGIDDARYAFRFIETMANLRTSFTQIPYGDQAQFFQSSFFRELDGYAKIPLMEDVEIMKRIKKQGEKIDLLKPKALTSSRRWQKEGILYTTLRNRILSCLYWIGISPKHLVKHYKTHQK
- a CDS encoding TVP38/TMEM64 family protein, giving the protein MFVFYKNGVLSYAQVESIKTFVLGFGIYAPLIFIALFTLAPLIFFPDGILALAGGLIFGFVWGSVYIVLGALCGGTLSFYLARLYGKKMREKLAHEKLINFQKSVQKHGFVMILLLRLVPLVPFNIISYSAGFSTIRYRDFFFATLLGMMPGVLVYANIGAQSLSFGSREFYISVSLLVVLVVVSMVLKQRVKKRLETYEK
- a CDS encoding rhodanese-like domain-containing protein codes for the protein MKLASFFVLPIAALLLIGCGGKVKENSKYNYITADETAKLIREDASKIVLVDIQEKPDFDEEHLKGALATYAYPVKTEDEKARLAALLPEIKEGQKVIIVCPRGGGGADRAYDFYLSKGVKKDNLLTLKDGQYGWPRDKVKDVLAVSK
- a CDS encoding Crp/Fnr family transcriptional regulator, whose translation is MANDSLSLIASLPLFDALEHEDIEKIASFCTVRHHKAGDVLFYEKDTKDSIYYIINGSVKFYKVDRFDNEIFLYKLYSNSLIFNVSKLIDSFFISCYANAEFLEDSMVLSIQSEPFRTMIYANHRLMTKILEESFKMIQQMQCIISRDVVFDGTAKVAHMLVNELETFNRLKKHEIAYMLHIQPETLSRILNKLTRNGTIEIEKNSVVILNIQELKEIYE
- a CDS encoding type IV pili methyl-accepting chemotaxis transducer N-terminal domain-containing protein; this encodes MIKPTTISTKMKLAGGLLSFVIIFIISLTVMMNQMSKKDSYIINIAGKQRMLSQKISKETFFIVHRHTNDFRELNTAVGLFESSLKDLLYGNDAKGIYAPQNERIKAKLEEVMALWLPFRSEVEALKSGIEEVRPDMEVLTPRIEKLLMLSDTVVQRMVKANLSNIHIDLSGRQRMLSQRMGLYVNRYLRLANAQDLLVFSDARALYNKTIKSFLDDPAVKNSPEVYAIVKENNAYWEEYIVYLEHVIAVENGINKHMAYVYEKNVQLLNAMDEAVWLYTAHSEAKNDMFLKFQYIALLVGLIIIVYAFVMSKEIIEHLEGFVQKAKELAHGDVSKFSTLPVTLSSNSEDELQEASSHISLFVHKVNLAMKDSEDALKKAENAVSQLQQLAEDVEDVIEDMGIDEHDKKTFDKNVNATEDIAIQSAENLIHVNRMLQKLKKKPQCDGR
- a CDS encoding RBBP9/YdeN family alpha/beta hydrolase, with amino-acid sequence MKKVYIIHGYFASPTDHWFPWFVEKVHADYDIEVAVLHMPTPETPDMDTWLEKLHDKIGMPSNETFIIAHSLGCITLLRYLDSLQESFALGGMILVSPFDKPLEVFPNLNSFVDVTLDFAKLSRSIAQKYVIFSDNDMYVPPFVSKNIGVKLDSALLEIPRGGHFFRHRRV